From Primulina huaijiensis isolate GDHJ02 chromosome 15, ASM1229523v2, whole genome shotgun sequence, one genomic window encodes:
- the LOC140958799 gene encoding uncharacterized protein, with product MAPLQRIKMLATNCTVARSPTRSPTTSQVIPLRRRTTLRMLLGHGDGDGGRTPPKLRYGRSPDRMRDSGEGRPLEKGKAFSVSRKLKDFFVSSPPGPEDRVAGNARKRSSPTSGGGFGGGISRCGARTRRPPAATFRQRLLRRAWRPLLVAIPE from the coding sequence ATGGCACCTCTGCAGAGAATCAAGATGTTAGCCACCAATTGTACGGTCGCTAGAAGCCCCACAAGAAGCCCAACTACCAGCCAAGTGATCCCCCTACGCAGAAGGACGACTCTCCGGATGCTGCTCGGTCACGGCGATGGAGACGGTGGAAGAACTCCGCCGAAGCTTCGCTATGGAAGATCTCCTGATCGGATGCGTGACAGCGGCGAAGGGAGGCCACTTGAGAAGGGAAAGGCGTTTTCTGTGAGTCGCAAGCTCAAGGATTTTTTCGTGTCTTCGCCACCGGGACCCGAGGACAGGGTTGCGGGAAATGCGAGGAAGCGGTCGTCGCCGACCTCGGGCGGTGGTTTCGGAGGCGGCATAAGCAGATGTGGGGCACGAACTCGGCGTCCGCCAGCGGCTACGTTCCGGCAGCGATTGCTGAGGAGAGCTTGGCGACCTTTGCTCGTCGCTATACCTGAATAA
- the LOC140958950 gene encoding uncharacterized protein isoform X1 has product MDVESSSLCNCVVNFLLEENYLLSAFELLHELLEDGRHDHAIRLKQFFSDPSRFPPDQISRFNSLRVADPQNLLEEKESLEEKMAVSDYELRLAQEDILKLKAELQRKFESNLIESSNPNVSASGNNGSTVQPVKKDVSFSKLGSLKDSERLDINCAVKEYLLLAGYRLTAMTFYEEVTDQNLDQWQHSPACVPDALRHYYYQYLSSGAEAAEEKIAMLRENESFHKENDRLKKDRQSLLKSKEMSDTQVAVLTKSLETLQKDIKDKENLVQDLKKTLESQRTELNDCRAEITSLKMHIEGAQSGKFLLASDKALLPSLSFTRPDKEKEIFQNEMEMSKAKILMNTESMESVKSEKASDGAAHNVEDPQWVNDNIGPIVGQLADLDSEKTQLLTAHDSDDANSKSEKLLQEFLSSSGGNEHIEKRENSIGDNGKSALETEGLLTNSDNLDPELNAEKMGLETIRILSNSLPKIVPYVLINHREELLPLIMCAIERHPESDTRDSLTHTLFNLIKRPDEQQRRIIMSACVTLAKNVGELRTETELLPQCWEQINHMYEERRLLVAQSCGELAEFVRPEIRDSLILSIVQQLIEDSATVVREAAAHNLALLLPLFPNTDKYFKVEEMMFQLVCDSSGIVVETTMKELVPALIQWGNMLDHILRVSLSHILGSAQRCPPLSGVEGSVESHLHVLGEREHWNVDVLLRLLAEMLPYVHQKALETCPFSSVLDSAGKSITPSLLELYAGENVEWPAFEWLHTECFPSLIQLSSLLPQKEDNIRNRITRFLLAVAAQFGDFYLTCIMLPVFLVAIGDIADLKYFPFTVQSKIKGLMPQTAMAQRLATMCVLPLLLAGVLGHPSERDHLTEYLRNLLIQSCGQDGQPAKQDIANSVRFICTFEDHHSMILKILWEMVVSSDVNLKISAANLLKVLVPHIDAKVASTHILPAVVTLGSDQNLNVKYASIDAFGAVAQHFKNDMIVDKIRIQMDAFLEDGSHEATIAVVRALVVSVPHTTDRLRDYLLSKIFQFTSSPPPSSDITRRRERANAFCESIRALDATDLPSSSVRDFLLPAIQNLLKDMDALDPAHKEALEIILKERSGGTFDALSKVMGAHLGLASSVTSFFGESGLLGKKEVGDTIAPPPDLTDPHPKPFTQPQPPVEDTRFRRIMRGGFSDMLRGKNKSSEDIQQSQ; this is encoded by the exons ATGGACGTGGAGAGCTCGTCGCTGTGCAATTGCGTGGTGAATTTCTTACTGGAAGAGAATTACCTTCTGTCGGCGTTCGAGCTTCTCCACGAGCTCCTCGAAGATGGACGCCACGACCATGCGATTCGCCTCAAGCAATTCTTTTCCGATCCATCTCGTTTTCCTCCCGATCAGATCTCCCGTTTCAACTCCCTACGAG TTGCAGACCCCCAGAATCTACTTGAAGAAAAGGAATCACTAGAAGAAAAAATGGCAGTCAGTGATTATGAGCTTCGATTAGCTCAAGAAGATATTCTTAAGCTGAAGGCTGAGTTGCAGAGGAAATTTGAGTCTAACTTGATTGAATCAAGCA ATCCAAATGTCAGTGCTTCTGGAAATAATGGATCTACTGTTCAACCTGTGAAGAAGGATGTGTCTTTCTCGAAGTTGGGCTCCCTCAAGGATAGCGAGCGCTTGGATATTAACTGTGCAGTTAAAGAATATTTACTTTTGGCTGGCTATCGCTTGACTGCGATGACATTTTATGAGGAG GTCACCGACCAGAATCTGGATCAATGGCAACACTCACCTGCGTGCGTTCCAGATGCCCTACGACATTATTACTACCAATATCTTTCTTCTGGTGCTGAGGCTGCTGAG GAGAAAATAGCTATGCTCCGAGAAAATGAGTCTTTTCATAAAGAAAATGACAGACTGAAAAAGGATAGGCAATCTTTGCTAAAAAGCAAGGAAATGTCTGATACACAAGTTGCAGTGTTGACCAAATCATTGGAGACGCTGCAGAAAGATATCAAAGACAAAGAAAACCTG GTTCAAGATTTGAAGAAGACTTTGGAAAGCCAAAGAACAGAACTCAATGATTGTAGAGCTGAAATAACTTCCCTGAAAATGCACATTGAAGGAGCTCAATCCGGGAAGTTTTTGTTGGCATCTGATAAAGCACTCTTGCCATCTCTATCCTTCACAAGGCCtgataaagaaaaagaaatatttcaGAATGAAATGGAGATGTCAAAGGCTAAAATTTTGATGAATACGGAGTCCATGGAATCAGTCAAATCAGAAAAAGCGAGTGATGGGGCAGCTCATAATGTGGAGGATCCTCAATGGGTAAATGATAATATAGGTCCTATAGTTGGTCAATTAGCAGATTTAGACAGTGAAAAAACTCAACTACTGACAGCACATGATTCTGATGATGCAAACAGCAAATCTGAGAAATTGCTGCAAGAGTTTCTAAGTTCTTCTGGTGGTAATGAACATATTGAGAAACGAGAAAATTCTATAGGGGACAATGGAAAATCTGCCTTAGAGACCGAGGGCCTACTCACAAATTCAGACAACCTTGATCCTGAATTAAATGCTGAAAAAATG GGTTTGGAAACCATTCGGATACTTTCAAATTCATTGCCTAAAATTGTGCCTTATGTTCTTATCAACCATCGAGAG GAGCTACTTCCTTTGATTATGTGTGCAATTGAGCGTCATCCAGAGAGTGATACACGAGATTCCTTGACCCACACATTGTTCAATCTTATAAAGCGTCCAGATGAGCAGCAAAGACGAATTATAATGAGT GCTTGTGTTACTCTTGCCAAAAATGTTGGGGAGTTGAGAACAGAAACAGAACTGCTACCCCAGTGTTGGGAACAA ATTAATCACATGTATGAGGAACGTAGGTTGCTTGTCGCCCAATCATGTGGGGAGCTTGCAGAATTTGTGCGGCCAGAGATCCGCGATTCCCTCATCTTGTCCATTGTACAACAGCTAATTGAGGATTCTGCTACAGTTGTCAGGGAGGCTGCTGCTCATAATCTGGCTTTATTGCTGCCGCTCTTCCCAAATACAGATAAATATTTCAAG GTTGAGGAGATGATGTTTCAATTAGTTTGTGATTCATCTGGTATAGTTGTTGAAACTACGATGAAGGAATTAGTTCCTGCTCTGATACAGTGGGGTAATATGTTGGATCATATTCTAAGAGTTTCTCTCTCTCACATCTTGGGTTCTGCTCAG CGTTGTCCGCCTCTATCAGGGGTTGAAGGTTCCGTTGAGTCACATCTTCATGTTTTAGGTGAAAGAGAACATTGGAATGTCGATGTTCTGCTGCGGCTGCTAGCTGAAATGCTCCCGTATGTGCATCAGAAAGCTTTGGAGACTTGTCCATTTTCTTCAGTTTTAGATTCTGCGGGAAAGTCCATCACTCCATCTTTGCTCGAGCTTTATGCTGG GGAAAATGTTGAATGGCCTGCATTTGAGTGGCTTCATACTGAGTGCTTTCCCAGTTTGATTCAGTTGTCTTCTCTATTGCCTCAGAAGGAAGATAATATAAGAAATCGAATCACGAGG TTTCTTCTGGCAGTGGCTGCGCAATTTGGGGACTTTTATTTGACATGCATAATGCTACCGGTGTTCTTAGTAGCCATAGGTGATATCGCTGATTTAAAGTACTTCCCCTTTACAGTCCAGTCAAAAATTAAAG GTTTGAtgcctcaaactgcaatggctcAGAGACTTGCCACGATGTGTGTCCTACCACTTCTTCTTGCAGGTGTACTAGGGCACCCAAGTGAGCGTGATCACTTGACTGAGTACTTGAGGAATCTTTTGATTCAAAGTTGCGGACAGGATGGTCAACCAGCGAAGCAAGATATTGCCAATTCTGTCCGCTTTATCTG TACCTTCGAAGACCACCACAGTATGATATTAAAAATCCTATGGGAAATGGTTGTGAGTTCTGatgtaaatttaaaaataagtgCTGCAAACCTTCTGAAAGTCCTT GTGCCACATATTGACGCTAAGGTTGCCTCCACTCACATTTTACCTGCAGTTGTGACTCTTGGCTCTGACCAAAACCTGAATGTGAAGTATGCGAGCATAGATGCTTTTGGAGCTGTGGCACAACATTTTAAGAATGACATG ATTGTTGACAAGATACGCATACAGATGGATGCATTTCTTGAAGATGGATCACATGAAGCCACCATTGCTGTGGTTCGTGCATTGGTGGTCTCTGTACCTCATACAACCGACAGGCTTCGAGATTAT CTCCTGTCCAAGATTTTTCAGTTCACTTCATCGCCGCCCCCTTCTAGTGATATAACACGTCGACGGGAAAGAGCTAATGCCTTTTGTGAATCAATTCGTGCTCTTGATGCAACAG ATCTCCCATCTTCTAGCGTTCGCGATTTCCTCCTTCCAGCAATTCAGAATCTATTAAAAGACATGGATGCTCTTGATCCAGCACACAAGGAAGCTCTAGAAATCATACTAAAAGAAAGGTCGGGTGGAACATTCGATGCTTTGAGTAAGGTGATGGGTGCTCATCTCGGATTAGCGTCCTCTGTTACCAGTTTTTTCGGTGAAAGCGGGCTCCTCGGGAAAAAGGAAGTCGGTGACACCATAGCTCCCCCACCAGATCTGACGGATCCCCATCCAAAACCCTTCACACAACCACAACCACCAGTCGAGGACACGAGATTCAGGCGTATTATGAGGGGCGGTTTTTCAGATATGCTTCGGGGCAAGAATAAGAGCAGTGAGGATATTCAGCAAAGCCAGTGA
- the LOC140958950 gene encoding uncharacterized protein isoform X2: MAVSDYELRLAQEDILKLKAELQRKFESNLIESSNPNVSASGNNGSTVQPVKKDVSFSKLGSLKDSERLDINCAVKEYLLLAGYRLTAMTFYEEVTDQNLDQWQHSPACVPDALRHYYYQYLSSGAEAAEEKIAMLRENESFHKENDRLKKDRQSLLKSKEMSDTQVAVLTKSLETLQKDIKDKENLVQDLKKTLESQRTELNDCRAEITSLKMHIEGAQSGKFLLASDKALLPSLSFTRPDKEKEIFQNEMEMSKAKILMNTESMESVKSEKASDGAAHNVEDPQWVNDNIGPIVGQLADLDSEKTQLLTAHDSDDANSKSEKLLQEFLSSSGGNEHIEKRENSIGDNGKSALETEGLLTNSDNLDPELNAEKMGLETIRILSNSLPKIVPYVLINHREELLPLIMCAIERHPESDTRDSLTHTLFNLIKRPDEQQRRIIMSACVTLAKNVGELRTETELLPQCWEQINHMYEERRLLVAQSCGELAEFVRPEIRDSLILSIVQQLIEDSATVVREAAAHNLALLLPLFPNTDKYFKVEEMMFQLVCDSSGIVVETTMKELVPALIQWGNMLDHILRVSLSHILGSAQRCPPLSGVEGSVESHLHVLGEREHWNVDVLLRLLAEMLPYVHQKALETCPFSSVLDSAGKSITPSLLELYAGENVEWPAFEWLHTECFPSLIQLSSLLPQKEDNIRNRITRFLLAVAAQFGDFYLTCIMLPVFLVAIGDIADLKYFPFTVQSKIKGLMPQTAMAQRLATMCVLPLLLAGVLGHPSERDHLTEYLRNLLIQSCGQDGQPAKQDIANSVRFICTFEDHHSMILKILWEMVVSSDVNLKISAANLLKVLVPHIDAKVASTHILPAVVTLGSDQNLNVKYASIDAFGAVAQHFKNDMIVDKIRIQMDAFLEDGSHEATIAVVRALVVSVPHTTDRLRDYLLSKIFQFTSSPPPSSDITRRRERANAFCESIRALDATDLPSSSVRDFLLPAIQNLLKDMDALDPAHKEALEIILKERSGGTFDALSKVMGAHLGLASSVTSFFGESGLLGKKEVGDTIAPPPDLTDPHPKPFTQPQPPVEDTRFRRIMRGGFSDMLRGKNKSSEDIQQSQ, translated from the exons ATGGCAGTCAGTGATTATGAGCTTCGATTAGCTCAAGAAGATATTCTTAAGCTGAAGGCTGAGTTGCAGAGGAAATTTGAGTCTAACTTGATTGAATCAAGCA ATCCAAATGTCAGTGCTTCTGGAAATAATGGATCTACTGTTCAACCTGTGAAGAAGGATGTGTCTTTCTCGAAGTTGGGCTCCCTCAAGGATAGCGAGCGCTTGGATATTAACTGTGCAGTTAAAGAATATTTACTTTTGGCTGGCTATCGCTTGACTGCGATGACATTTTATGAGGAG GTCACCGACCAGAATCTGGATCAATGGCAACACTCACCTGCGTGCGTTCCAGATGCCCTACGACATTATTACTACCAATATCTTTCTTCTGGTGCTGAGGCTGCTGAG GAGAAAATAGCTATGCTCCGAGAAAATGAGTCTTTTCATAAAGAAAATGACAGACTGAAAAAGGATAGGCAATCTTTGCTAAAAAGCAAGGAAATGTCTGATACACAAGTTGCAGTGTTGACCAAATCATTGGAGACGCTGCAGAAAGATATCAAAGACAAAGAAAACCTG GTTCAAGATTTGAAGAAGACTTTGGAAAGCCAAAGAACAGAACTCAATGATTGTAGAGCTGAAATAACTTCCCTGAAAATGCACATTGAAGGAGCTCAATCCGGGAAGTTTTTGTTGGCATCTGATAAAGCACTCTTGCCATCTCTATCCTTCACAAGGCCtgataaagaaaaagaaatatttcaGAATGAAATGGAGATGTCAAAGGCTAAAATTTTGATGAATACGGAGTCCATGGAATCAGTCAAATCAGAAAAAGCGAGTGATGGGGCAGCTCATAATGTGGAGGATCCTCAATGGGTAAATGATAATATAGGTCCTATAGTTGGTCAATTAGCAGATTTAGACAGTGAAAAAACTCAACTACTGACAGCACATGATTCTGATGATGCAAACAGCAAATCTGAGAAATTGCTGCAAGAGTTTCTAAGTTCTTCTGGTGGTAATGAACATATTGAGAAACGAGAAAATTCTATAGGGGACAATGGAAAATCTGCCTTAGAGACCGAGGGCCTACTCACAAATTCAGACAACCTTGATCCTGAATTAAATGCTGAAAAAATG GGTTTGGAAACCATTCGGATACTTTCAAATTCATTGCCTAAAATTGTGCCTTATGTTCTTATCAACCATCGAGAG GAGCTACTTCCTTTGATTATGTGTGCAATTGAGCGTCATCCAGAGAGTGATACACGAGATTCCTTGACCCACACATTGTTCAATCTTATAAAGCGTCCAGATGAGCAGCAAAGACGAATTATAATGAGT GCTTGTGTTACTCTTGCCAAAAATGTTGGGGAGTTGAGAACAGAAACAGAACTGCTACCCCAGTGTTGGGAACAA ATTAATCACATGTATGAGGAACGTAGGTTGCTTGTCGCCCAATCATGTGGGGAGCTTGCAGAATTTGTGCGGCCAGAGATCCGCGATTCCCTCATCTTGTCCATTGTACAACAGCTAATTGAGGATTCTGCTACAGTTGTCAGGGAGGCTGCTGCTCATAATCTGGCTTTATTGCTGCCGCTCTTCCCAAATACAGATAAATATTTCAAG GTTGAGGAGATGATGTTTCAATTAGTTTGTGATTCATCTGGTATAGTTGTTGAAACTACGATGAAGGAATTAGTTCCTGCTCTGATACAGTGGGGTAATATGTTGGATCATATTCTAAGAGTTTCTCTCTCTCACATCTTGGGTTCTGCTCAG CGTTGTCCGCCTCTATCAGGGGTTGAAGGTTCCGTTGAGTCACATCTTCATGTTTTAGGTGAAAGAGAACATTGGAATGTCGATGTTCTGCTGCGGCTGCTAGCTGAAATGCTCCCGTATGTGCATCAGAAAGCTTTGGAGACTTGTCCATTTTCTTCAGTTTTAGATTCTGCGGGAAAGTCCATCACTCCATCTTTGCTCGAGCTTTATGCTGG GGAAAATGTTGAATGGCCTGCATTTGAGTGGCTTCATACTGAGTGCTTTCCCAGTTTGATTCAGTTGTCTTCTCTATTGCCTCAGAAGGAAGATAATATAAGAAATCGAATCACGAGG TTTCTTCTGGCAGTGGCTGCGCAATTTGGGGACTTTTATTTGACATGCATAATGCTACCGGTGTTCTTAGTAGCCATAGGTGATATCGCTGATTTAAAGTACTTCCCCTTTACAGTCCAGTCAAAAATTAAAG GTTTGAtgcctcaaactgcaatggctcAGAGACTTGCCACGATGTGTGTCCTACCACTTCTTCTTGCAGGTGTACTAGGGCACCCAAGTGAGCGTGATCACTTGACTGAGTACTTGAGGAATCTTTTGATTCAAAGTTGCGGACAGGATGGTCAACCAGCGAAGCAAGATATTGCCAATTCTGTCCGCTTTATCTG TACCTTCGAAGACCACCACAGTATGATATTAAAAATCCTATGGGAAATGGTTGTGAGTTCTGatgtaaatttaaaaataagtgCTGCAAACCTTCTGAAAGTCCTT GTGCCACATATTGACGCTAAGGTTGCCTCCACTCACATTTTACCTGCAGTTGTGACTCTTGGCTCTGACCAAAACCTGAATGTGAAGTATGCGAGCATAGATGCTTTTGGAGCTGTGGCACAACATTTTAAGAATGACATG ATTGTTGACAAGATACGCATACAGATGGATGCATTTCTTGAAGATGGATCACATGAAGCCACCATTGCTGTGGTTCGTGCATTGGTGGTCTCTGTACCTCATACAACCGACAGGCTTCGAGATTAT CTCCTGTCCAAGATTTTTCAGTTCACTTCATCGCCGCCCCCTTCTAGTGATATAACACGTCGACGGGAAAGAGCTAATGCCTTTTGTGAATCAATTCGTGCTCTTGATGCAACAG ATCTCCCATCTTCTAGCGTTCGCGATTTCCTCCTTCCAGCAATTCAGAATCTATTAAAAGACATGGATGCTCTTGATCCAGCACACAAGGAAGCTCTAGAAATCATACTAAAAGAAAGGTCGGGTGGAACATTCGATGCTTTGAGTAAGGTGATGGGTGCTCATCTCGGATTAGCGTCCTCTGTTACCAGTTTTTTCGGTGAAAGCGGGCTCCTCGGGAAAAAGGAAGTCGGTGACACCATAGCTCCCCCACCAGATCTGACGGATCCCCATCCAAAACCCTTCACACAACCACAACCACCAGTCGAGGACACGAGATTCAGGCGTATTATGAGGGGCGGTTTTTCAGATATGCTTCGGGGCAAGAATAAGAGCAGTGAGGATATTCAGCAAAGCCAGTGA